In Carettochelys insculpta isolate YL-2023 chromosome 21, ASM3395843v1, whole genome shotgun sequence, a single genomic region encodes these proteins:
- the RPL35 gene encoding large ribosomal subunit protein uL29, which produces MAKIKARDLRGKKKEELLKQLDDLKVELSQLRVAKVTGGAASKLSKIRVVRKSIARVLTVINQTQKENLRKFYKGKKYKPLDLRPKKTRAMRRRLNKYEESLKTKKQQRKERLYPMRKFAVKA; this is translated from the exons ATG GCCAAGATCAAGGCCCGTGACCTGAGAGGGAAGAAGAAGGAGGAACTGCTGAAGCAGCTGGACGACCTGAAAGTGGAGCTGTCCCAGCTGCGGGTTGCCAAAGTGACGGGTGGAGCCGCCTCCAAACTGTCCAAGAT TCGGGTTGTTCGCAAATCCATTGCCAGAGTGCTGACTGTCATCAACCAGACCCAGAAGGAGAACCTGAGAAAATTTTACAAA GGCAAAAAATACAAGCCGCTTGACCTACGGCCCAAGAAGACTCGTGCAATGCGCCGCAGATTAAATAAATATGAAGAAAGTTTGAAGACCAAAAAACAGCAGCGAAAAGAGCGCCTGTACCCTATGCGGAAGTTTGCTGTTAAGGCATAA